TTTCAACATCGCCGTTGCTCCCTCGCATCAACGTCAGGGGCTTGGCCGCGAATTACTGGATGCCTTGATTGCGGGCCTTGAGGAAAAAGGCATCGTGACATTGTGGCTAGAGGTACGAGACTCTAACCGCGCAGCGATAGCGCTTTATGAGTCGCTAGGCTTTAACGAAGTTTCACTACGTCGCAATTATTACCCAACTCCCGATGGCCGCGAAGATGCCCGTATTATGGCGTTACCGCTGGGCTGATCTGAAAAAAAACAGCGAATTTGTTGTTTTTTGAGTTAAATACAACTGATTTGTTGTTTTTATTACAAATAACAACTATTGAGTTGTATTTTGAGTGAAAAACAATTCATTAGTTGTTAATAGCATAATTAACAACTAATCTGTTGTTATTGTCATACGCTGAGTTTATCGCCATGAAACACCTCTCTGAGCTACCTAGCTTGCTTAAACTTCGTCGGCAACAG
This is a stretch of genomic DNA from Hafnia alvei. It encodes these proteins:
- the rimI gene encoding ribosomal protein S18-alanine N-acetyltransferase; translation: MMNNISSLKGEISPLTEADFKAAFDIECASHAFPWTEKTFLSNHGERYYNLKLECDGKLAAFAITQVVLDEATLFNIAVAPSHQRQGLGRELLDALIAGLEEKGIVTLWLEVRDSNRAAIALYESLGFNEVSLRRNYYPTPDGREDARIMALPLG